Proteins encoded together in one Camelina sativa cultivar DH55 chromosome 9, Cs, whole genome shotgun sequence window:
- the LOC104710018 gene encoding fructose-bisphosphate aldolase 3, chloroplastic isoform X1: MASSTFVKPNTLSSPWIGQRSGAHPSASTPPSRVSFAIRASAYSDELVKTAKSVASPGRGILAIDESNATCGKRLASIGLDNTEDNRQAYRQLLLTTPGLGDYISGAILFEETLYQSTKDGKTFVDCLRDANIVPGIKVDKGLSPLPGSNDESWCQGLDGLASRSAEYYKQGARFAKWRTVVSVPCGPSALAVKEAAWGLARYAAISQENGLVPIVEPEILLDGDHPIERTLEVAEKVWSEVFFYLAQNNVMLEGILLKPSMVTPGAEHKNKASPETVADFTLTMLKRRVPPAVPGIMFLSGGQSEAEATLNLNAMNQSPNPWHVSFSYARALQNSVLRTWQGNPEKIEASQKALLVRAKANSLAQLGKYSAEGENEDAKKGMFVKGYTY; encoded by the exons ATGGCGTCTTCCACCTTTGTAAAGCcaaacactctctcttctccatGGATCGGCCAGCGCTCCGGCGCCCACCCCTCTGCTTCTACGCCTCCTTCTCGAGTCTCCTTCGCGATCCGTGCTAGTGCTTACTCCGACGAGCTTGTTAAAACTGCC AAAAGCGTGGCATCCCCCGGGAGAGGTATCCTCGCTATCGATGAGTCGAACGCAACCTGTGGGAAGAGGCTCGCTTCCATCGGCTTGGATAACACGGAGGACAACCGTCAGGCCTACAGGCAACTTTTGCTTACCACTCCTGGCCTCGGCGATTACATCTCTGGTGCCATTCTCTTCGAGGAGACGCTTTACCAGTCCACCAAGGACGGCAAGACCTTTGTCGATTGCCTCCGCGATGCCAACATCGTCCCTGGCATCAAAGTTGACAAG GGCTTGTCTCCTCTCCCCGGCTCCAACGACGAGTCTTGGTGCCAAGGCCTCGATGGATTGGCTTCACGCTCTGCTGAGTACTACAAGCAAGGCGCTCGTTTTGCCAAGTG GAGGACAGTTGTGAGTGTTCCTTGCGGCCCTTCAGCACTGGCTGTCAAAGAAGCTGCGTGGGGCCTTGCTCGCTATGCGGCCATCTCTCAGGAGAACGGTCTTGTGCCCATTGTGGAGCCGGAGATCCTTCTGGATGGGGACCACCCGATTGAGAGGACTCTCGAGGTGGCAGAGAAAGTGTGGTCCGAGGTCTTCTTCTACTTGGCCCAGAACAACGTCATGCTCGAGGGCATTCTGCTGAAGCCGAGCATGGTCACCCCAGGCGCTGAGCACAAGAACAAGGCCTCTCCCGAGACCGTTGCGGATTTCACGCTCACCATGCTGAAAAGGAGGGTCCCTCCAGCTGTCCCAGGAATCATGTTTCTGTCTGGAGGACAATCGGAGGCAGAGGCCACACTGAACCTGAACGCCATGAACCAGAGCCCAAACCCATGGCATGTGTCCTTCTCCTACGCACGTGCCCTGCAGAACTCTGTGCTCAGGACGTGGCAAGGCAACCCGGAGAAGATCGAGGCCTCGCAGAAGGCACTGTTGGTGAGGGCAAAGGCCAACTCACTGGCCCAGCTAGGCAAATACTCAGCCGAG